The Streptomyces spororaveus genome includes a region encoding these proteins:
- a CDS encoding peptidoglycan D,D-transpeptidase FtsI family protein, giving the protein MSPQEPPRRRVPGPARPSRPGDRARATARPASRPATRRPTGPRTPHTIRLGSPRPRLRLVGVGLTLVMLAFVVRLLQVQAVDASAFSAEASKNRYTRVKLAAERGEITDRRGVALATSVDAYDITADPKMFTPQESKAPDAPQQAAALLAPILGKDAKELTERLSTKNSRYVVLAQRRTPQVWNQIKDLKRVFADKAAADKRNNGPGANVLAGVFKETSSKRVYPNGDLAAGILGYVNAEGKGGGGLESSLDKKLSGKDGEITYAQSGGRQVPTADSDEKPAVPGDDIELTIDRDIQWAAQSAIAEQVQKSEADRGYVIVQDTRTGEVLAMANAPGFDPNDLTRARSAAMGNAALQDVYEPGSTAKVMSMAAVLEEKKATPETRVEVPNRLHRGDRLFKDDIDHPTWYLTLNGVLAKSSNIGTILATGQLGPTQPEANKVLHSYLTKFGIGRPTGLNYPGESRGILADPEDWSTSQQYTIPFGQGLSLNAMQAASVYSTIANGGVRIEPTLVRGTKGPDGRFTPAPAPERSRVVSAETAKTLAEMLESVVDDQEGTGTKARIPGYRVGGKTGTSNRVDPATGRYKGYTASFAGFAPADNPRITVYCAIQNPTKGSYFGGQICGPIYKKVMEFALKTLQVAPTGTAPAGLPVTYDAAPQPAPQPSPQPGQ; this is encoded by the coding sequence GTGAGCCCGCAGGAGCCGCCCCGGCGGCGGGTGCCCGGACCGGCCAGGCCGTCCCGGCCCGGCGACCGGGCCCGGGCCACCGCCCGCCCGGCCTCGCGCCCGGCGACCCGACGGCCGACCGGCCCCCGTACCCCGCACACCATCCGGCTCGGCAGCCCGCGGCCCCGGCTGCGCCTGGTCGGCGTCGGCCTGACCCTCGTCATGCTGGCCTTCGTGGTCCGCCTGCTCCAGGTCCAGGCCGTCGACGCGTCGGCGTTCTCCGCCGAGGCCTCCAAGAACCGCTACACCCGCGTCAAGCTGGCCGCCGAGCGCGGTGAGATCACCGACCGCCGGGGCGTGGCCCTCGCCACCAGCGTCGACGCCTACGACATCACCGCCGACCCGAAGATGTTCACCCCGCAGGAGAGCAAGGCCCCGGACGCCCCGCAGCAGGCCGCCGCCCTCCTCGCGCCCATCCTCGGCAAGGACGCCAAGGAGCTCACCGAGCGGCTGAGCACCAAGAACTCCCGGTACGTCGTCCTCGCCCAGCGCCGGACCCCCCAGGTCTGGAACCAGATCAAGGACCTCAAGCGGGTCTTCGCGGACAAGGCGGCGGCCGACAAGCGCAACAACGGCCCCGGCGCCAACGTCCTCGCCGGCGTGTTCAAGGAGACCAGCAGCAAGCGCGTGTACCCGAACGGCGACCTCGCCGCCGGGATACTGGGTTACGTCAACGCCGAGGGCAAGGGCGGCGGCGGCCTGGAGTCCTCCCTCGACAAGAAGCTGTCCGGCAAGGACGGCGAGATCACCTACGCCCAGTCCGGCGGCCGCCAGGTCCCCACCGCCGACTCCGACGAGAAGCCCGCCGTCCCCGGCGACGACATCGAGCTGACCATCGACCGGGACATCCAGTGGGCGGCGCAGAGCGCCATCGCCGAGCAGGTCCAGAAGTCCGAGGCCGACCGCGGCTACGTCATCGTCCAGGACACCCGGACCGGCGAGGTGCTGGCCATGGCCAACGCCCCGGGCTTCGACCCCAACGACCTGACCCGGGCCCGCTCCGCCGCCATGGGCAACGCCGCGCTCCAGGACGTGTACGAGCCCGGCTCCACCGCCAAGGTGATGTCGATGGCCGCCGTGCTGGAGGAGAAGAAGGCCACCCCGGAGACCCGGGTCGAGGTCCCCAACCGGCTGCACCGCGGCGACCGGTTGTTCAAGGACGACATCGACCACCCGACCTGGTACCTGACCCTCAACGGGGTCCTCGCCAAGTCCTCCAACATCGGCACGATCCTGGCCACCGGCCAGCTCGGGCCCACCCAGCCGGAGGCGAACAAGGTCCTGCACTCCTACCTGACCAAGTTCGGCATCGGCCGGCCCACCGGCCTGAACTACCCCGGCGAGTCCCGCGGCATCCTCGCCGATCCCGAGGACTGGTCGACCTCCCAGCAGTACACGATCCCCTTCGGCCAGGGCCTCTCCCTCAACGCCATGCAGGCGGCCTCCGTGTACTCGACCATCGCCAACGGCGGGGTCCGTATCGAGCCGACGCTGGTGCGCGGCACCAAGGGCCCCGACGGCCGCTTCACCCCGGCCCCGGCCCCCGAGCGCAGCCGCGTGGTCAGCGCGGAGACCGCCAAGACCCTCGCCGAGATGCTCGAATCGGTGGTCGACGACCAGGAGGGCACCGGCACCAAGGCGCGGATCCCCGGCTACCGGGTCGGCGGCAAGACCGGCACCTCCAACCGGGTGGATCCGGCCACCGGCCGCTACAAGGGCTACACCGCCTCCTTCGCCGGATTCGCCCCCGCGGACAACCCGCGCATCACCGTCTACTGCGCCATCCAGAACCCCACGAAGGGCAGCTACTTCGGAGGCCAGATCTGCGGCCCCATCTACAAGAAGGTCATGGAGTTCGCGCTCAAGACCCTCCAGGTGGCCCCCACGGGAACCGCACCCGCCGGGCTTCCCGTCACCTACGACGCCGCCCCGCAGCCCGCCCCGCAGCCCAGTCCGCAGCCCGGCCAGTGA
- a CDS encoding UDP-N-acetylmuramoyl-L-alanyl-D-glutamate--2,6-diaminopimelate ligase — MTTITPKPGNPTTADAEAGASLRERPAAPGTLTAVPHADQPRTTQKAPATPPGAPRPASASPSPLGELAALLGVPAPGPAQITGITHDSRAVRPGDLYAALPGARTHGADFAAQAAGLGAVAVLTDPAGSERAAATGLPVLTVDDPRGRMGELAAAIYGRPGEGLLQIGITGTSGKTTTAYLVEGGLRAAGRSTGLVGTVEMRIGDERIKSERTTPEATDLQALFAVMRERGVEAVAMEVSSHALVLGRVDGCVFDVAVFNNLSPEHMEFHSDMEDYFQAKAGLFTARRARLGVVNLDDEYGRRLAKEATIPVVGFSAAGDPAADWRAEDVVFGPASSTLTLLGPEGQRVRATAPLPGPFNVANTVAAIVTLAAAGLDPQTAADGVAAVPGVPGRLERVDAGQPYLAVVDYAHKTDAVESVLRALREVTEGRLHIVLGCGGDRDTTKRGPMGAAAARYADVAVLTSDNPRSEDPLAILAAMFEGAVSVPAGERGTVLVDADRASAIAAAVALAGPGDTVLVAGKGHEQGQDTAGVVRPFDDRTVLRAAIEHQAVLDQTIQVRQAEVNQ, encoded by the coding sequence GTGACAACCATCACCCCGAAACCCGGGAACCCGACGACCGCCGACGCCGAGGCCGGGGCCTCACTTCGCGAGCGGCCCGCCGCGCCCGGTACGCTCACCGCCGTGCCCCACGCTGATCAGCCCAGAACGACCCAGAAAGCCCCGGCAACGCCGCCGGGAGCGCCCCGGCCCGCGTCCGCCAGCCCGAGCCCGCTGGGCGAGCTGGCCGCGCTGCTGGGCGTCCCGGCGCCCGGCCCGGCGCAGATCACCGGGATCACGCACGACTCCCGTGCGGTCCGCCCCGGTGACCTGTACGCGGCCCTGCCCGGAGCCAGGACGCACGGCGCCGACTTCGCCGCCCAGGCGGCCGGCCTCGGCGCCGTCGCCGTGCTGACCGACCCCGCGGGGTCGGAGCGCGCCGCGGCCACCGGCCTGCCGGTCCTGACCGTCGACGACCCGCGCGGCCGGATGGGGGAGCTCGCCGCCGCGATCTACGGACGCCCCGGTGAGGGCCTGCTCCAGATCGGCATCACCGGCACCTCCGGCAAGACCACGACGGCGTACCTCGTCGAGGGCGGCCTGCGCGCCGCAGGCCGCAGCACCGGACTGGTCGGCACCGTCGAGATGCGCATCGGCGACGAGCGCATCAAGTCCGAGCGGACCACCCCCGAGGCCACCGACCTCCAGGCCCTCTTCGCGGTCATGCGCGAACGCGGCGTCGAGGCCGTGGCCATGGAGGTCTCCAGTCACGCGCTGGTGCTCGGCCGGGTCGACGGCTGCGTCTTCGACGTCGCCGTCTTCAACAACCTGAGCCCGGAGCACATGGAGTTCCACTCCGACATGGAGGACTACTTCCAGGCCAAGGCGGGGCTCTTCACGGCCCGCCGGGCCCGCCTGGGCGTGGTCAACCTCGACGACGAGTACGGCCGCCGCCTGGCCAAGGAGGCGACGATCCCGGTCGTCGGCTTCTCCGCCGCCGGCGACCCCGCCGCCGACTGGCGCGCCGAGGACGTGGTCTTCGGTCCGGCGAGCTCCACCCTGACCCTGCTGGGCCCCGAAGGACAGCGCGTACGGGCCACCGCACCGCTGCCCGGCCCGTTCAATGTGGCCAACACCGTCGCCGCGATCGTCACGCTCGCCGCCGCCGGCCTCGACCCGCAGACCGCCGCCGACGGCGTCGCCGCGGTCCCCGGGGTCCCCGGCCGGCTGGAGCGCGTGGACGCGGGACAGCCGTACCTCGCCGTCGTCGACTACGCGCACAAGACGGACGCCGTGGAATCGGTGCTGCGCGCGCTGCGCGAGGTCACCGAGGGCAGGCTGCACATCGTGCTCGGCTGCGGCGGCGACCGCGACACCACCAAGCGCGGCCCGATGGGGGCCGCGGCCGCCCGGTACGCCGACGTGGCCGTCCTGACCTCCGACAACCCGCGCTCCGAGGACCCGCTCGCGATCCTCGCCGCGATGTTCGAGGGCGCCGTGTCCGTACCGGCCGGCGAGCGGGGCACCGTCCTGGTCGACGCCGACCGGGCCTCGGCCATCGCGGCCGCCGTCGCCCTCGCCGGGCCCGGTGACACCGTGCTGGTGGCCGGCAAGGGCCACGAGCAGGGCCAGGACACCGCCGGTGTCGTACGCCCCTTCGACGACCGCACGGTGCTCCGTGCCGCGATCGAGCACCAGGCCGTGCTCGACCAGACGATCCAGGTCCGACAGGCCGAGGTGAACCAGTGA
- a CDS encoding UDP-N-acetylmuramoyl-tripeptide--D-alanyl-D-alanine ligase, which yields MIALSLAEIADITGGRPHDIPDPSVQVTGPVVYDSREVRQGSLFAAFVGERVDGHDYAERAVSAGAVGVLATRPVGVPAIVVPDVVAALGALARAVVTRLGTDVVALTGSAGKTSTKDLIAQVLQHHAPTVWTPGNLNNEIGLPITTLRVTEDTQHLVLEMGARGIGHIRYLTGLTPPRIGLVLNVGTAHIGEFGGREQIAQAKGELVEALPAEAEGGVAVLNADDLLVRGMAARTKARTVLFGEAEDAEIRATEVRMTDRGQASFTLHTPTGCSDVTLRLYGEHHVSNALAAAAVAHVLGMSAQEIATALSGAGTLSRWRMEVTERADGVTIVNDAYNANPESMRAALRALAAMGGAGRANGGRTWAVLGPMAELGDDALAEHDAVGRLVVRLNVSKLVAVGGREASWLQLGAYNEGSWGEESVLVSDAQAAVDLLRSELRPGDVVLVKASRSAGLERVAQGLLDSTVEGEVADR from the coding sequence GTGATCGCCCTTTCCCTGGCCGAGATCGCCGACATCACCGGCGGGCGGCCCCACGACATACCGGATCCGTCCGTCCAGGTCACCGGTCCCGTGGTCTACGACTCCCGCGAGGTCCGGCAGGGCAGCCTGTTCGCCGCGTTCGTCGGTGAGCGGGTCGACGGCCACGACTACGCGGAACGCGCCGTGTCCGCCGGTGCCGTGGGCGTCCTCGCCACCCGGCCCGTGGGCGTACCGGCCATCGTCGTCCCCGACGTGGTGGCCGCCCTCGGAGCGCTGGCCCGGGCCGTGGTCACCCGCCTGGGCACCGACGTCGTGGCCCTCACCGGGTCCGCCGGCAAGACCTCCACCAAGGACCTGATCGCGCAGGTGCTGCAGCACCACGCGCCGACCGTGTGGACCCCCGGGAACCTCAACAACGAGATCGGCCTGCCGATCACGACGCTGCGCGTCACCGAGGACACCCAGCACCTGGTCCTGGAGATGGGCGCCCGCGGCATCGGCCACATCCGCTACCTCACCGGACTGACGCCCCCGCGGATCGGTCTGGTCCTCAACGTCGGGACCGCCCACATCGGCGAGTTCGGCGGCCGTGAGCAGATCGCCCAGGCCAAGGGCGAGCTGGTCGAGGCCCTGCCGGCCGAGGCGGAGGGCGGCGTCGCCGTCCTCAACGCCGATGACCTGCTGGTTCGCGGCATGGCCGCGCGGACGAAGGCGCGTACGGTCCTCTTCGGCGAGGCCGAGGACGCCGAAATCCGGGCCACCGAAGTCCGCATGACGGACAGGGGGCAGGCTTCCTTCACACTGCACACACCGACCGGGTGCAGCGACGTGACCTTGCGGCTGTACGGTGAGCACCACGTGTCGAACGCGCTCGCCGCGGCCGCCGTCGCCCATGTCCTGGGCATGTCCGCACAGGAGATCGCCACGGCGCTCTCCGGGGCGGGCACGCTGTCGCGGTGGCGGATGGAGGTCACCGAGCGGGCGGACGGTGTGACGATCGTCAACGACGCCTACAACGCGAACCCCGAGTCCATGCGGGCCGCACTCCGCGCGCTCGCCGCGATGGGCGGTGCCGGCAGGGCGAACGGGGGACGCACGTGGGCGGTGCTCGGCCCGATGGCCGAGCTCGGAGACGATGCTCTCGCCGAGCACGACGCGGTCGGACGACTTGTCGTCCGGCTCAACGTGAGCAAGCTCGTCGCGGTCGGGGGCAGGGAAGCCTCCTGGCTGCAACTGGGCGCATATAACGAGGGTTCGTGGGGTGAGGAGTCGGTGCTCGTGTCCGACGCGCAGGCGGCGGTCGACCTGTTGCGCAGTGAACTGCGCCCGGGTGACGTCGTGCTGGTGAAGGCTTCCAGGTCGGCCGGTCTGGAGCGGGTGGCCCAGGGCCTTCTCGACAGCACTGTCGAGGGCGAGGTCGCCGACCGATGA
- the mraY gene encoding phospho-N-acetylmuramoyl-pentapeptide-transferase, with protein sequence MRQILFAGVIGMFLTVVGTPLLIKLLARKGYGQFIRDDGPRGHAGKKGTPTMGGISFILATLIAYALTKILTGEEPSFSGLLVLFLMAGMGLVGYLDDYIKIVKRRSLGLRAKAKMAGQLIVGIAFAVLALQFKDSRGLTPASTKLSFVTDFGWSIGPVLFVVWALFMILAMSNGVNLTDGLDGLATGAAVMVFGAYTFIGVWQFQESCARAGDLTNPNACFEVRDPLDLAVVASALMGACFGFLWWNTSPAKIFMGDTGSLALGGALAGLAICSRTEFLMALLGGLFVLITMSVVIQVGSFKMTGKRVFRMAPLQHHFELKGWSEVLVVVRFWIIQGMCVIVGLGLFYAGWAADK encoded by the coding sequence ATGAGGCAGATTCTGTTCGCCGGTGTCATCGGCATGTTCCTCACCGTTGTGGGCACCCCGCTGCTGATCAAGCTGCTGGCCCGCAAGGGCTACGGCCAGTTCATCCGCGACGACGGCCCCCGCGGCCACGCCGGGAAGAAGGGCACGCCCACCATGGGCGGTATCTCCTTCATCCTGGCGACGCTCATCGCGTACGCCCTGACGAAGATCCTCACCGGCGAAGAGCCGAGCTTCTCGGGTCTGCTCGTGCTCTTCCTGATGGCGGGCATGGGCCTCGTCGGGTACCTCGACGACTACATCAAGATCGTCAAGCGGCGTTCGCTGGGTCTGCGGGCCAAGGCCAAGATGGCCGGCCAGCTGATCGTCGGCATCGCCTTCGCCGTGCTGGCCCTCCAGTTCAAGGACTCGCGCGGGCTGACCCCGGCCTCCACCAAGCTGTCGTTCGTCACGGACTTCGGCTGGTCGATAGGTCCGGTGCTGTTCGTGGTGTGGGCCCTGTTCATGATCCTGGCGATGTCCAACGGCGTGAACCTCACCGACGGTCTGGACGGTCTCGCGACCGGCGCCGCCGTGATGGTCTTCGGCGCCTACACCTTCATCGGCGTCTGGCAGTTCCAGGAGTCCTGCGCCCGGGCCGGTGACCTCACCAACCCGAACGCCTGCTTCGAGGTGCGCGACCCGCTCGACCTCGCGGTCGTCGCCTCCGCCCTCATGGGCGCCTGCTTCGGCTTCCTGTGGTGGAACACCTCGCCCGCCAAGATCTTCATGGGTGACACCGGCTCGCTCGCCCTCGGCGGCGCGCTCGCGGGCCTCGCCATCTGCTCCCGCACGGAGTTCCTGATGGCGCTCCTCGGCGGCCTGTTCGTGCTCATCACGATGTCGGTCGTCATCCAGGTCGGTTCCTTCAAGATGACCGGCAAGCGCGTCTTCCGGATGGCGCCACTGCAGCACCACTTCGAGCTCAAGGGCTGGTCCGAGGTACTCGTCGTGGTCCGCTTCTGGATCATCCAGGGCATGTGCGTGATCGTTGGTCTCGGTCTCTTCTACGCGGGATGGGCAGCCGACAAGTGA
- the murD gene encoding UDP-N-acetylmuramoyl-L-alanine--D-glutamate ligase, whose amino-acid sequence MGSRQVTSSDLAAVLGPDALGRFGLPGRITVAGLGISGISAARALAGLGARVTVVDNGDGDAHRARAAELAELGIEVRLGHLPDGARAGETLPEGTELVVTSPGWQPESPLFLAAASAGVDVVGDVEVAWRLRGAGAELRAARGAAAGDRAPAGPAEWLAITGTNGKTTTTQMLASILKAAGLRTAAVGNIGTPIIDVVLGEQEYDVLAVELSSYQLHWAPSLRVHSAAVLNLAPDHLDWHGSMQAYAADKGRIYEGNRVACVYNVADKATEDLVVEADVEEGCRAIGFTLGAPGPSMLGVVDGILVDRAFVENRQKNAQELAEVADVNPPAPHNIANALAAAALARAFGVEPRAVRDGLRDFRPDAHRVAYVDEVASVTYIDDSKATNTHAAEASLAAFEPVVWIAGGLAKGATFDELVKNAAKRLRGAVLIGADRALIADALARHAPEVPVVDLDRTDTGAMLAAVREAAALAEPGDTVLLAPACASMDMFANYNKRGDAFADAVRELAAENAADTA is encoded by the coding sequence ATGGGCAGCCGACAAGTGACCTCCTCCGACCTGGCCGCCGTGCTCGGCCCCGACGCCCTGGGCCGCTTCGGCCTGCCGGGCCGGATCACCGTGGCAGGGCTCGGCATCAGCGGCATCAGCGCCGCCCGGGCACTGGCCGGGCTGGGCGCGCGCGTGACCGTCGTCGACAACGGCGACGGCGACGCGCACCGGGCCAGGGCCGCCGAGCTCGCGGAGCTCGGCATCGAGGTCCGCCTCGGTCACCTGCCCGACGGAGCCCGGGCGGGCGAGACCCTGCCCGAGGGCACCGAACTGGTCGTCACCTCGCCGGGCTGGCAGCCGGAGAGCCCGCTCTTCCTGGCCGCCGCCTCGGCGGGCGTCGACGTCGTCGGTGACGTCGAGGTCGCCTGGCGGCTGCGCGGCGCCGGCGCGGAGCTCCGTGCCGCCCGCGGGGCCGCGGCCGGCGACCGGGCCCCGGCCGGGCCCGCCGAATGGCTCGCGATCACCGGTACCAACGGCAAGACCACCACCACCCAGATGCTGGCGTCGATCCTGAAGGCCGCGGGCCTGCGTACCGCGGCCGTCGGCAACATCGGCACCCCGATCATCGACGTGGTACTCGGCGAGCAGGAGTACGACGTGCTCGCCGTCGAACTCTCCAGCTACCAGCTGCACTGGGCGCCCTCGCTGCGCGTCCACTCGGCGGCCGTCCTCAACCTGGCCCCGGACCACCTCGACTGGCACGGTTCGATGCAGGCGTACGCCGCCGACAAGGGCCGGATCTACGAGGGCAACAGGGTCGCCTGCGTCTACAACGTCGCCGACAAGGCCACCGAGGACCTGGTCGTCGAGGCCGACGTCGAAGAGGGCTGCCGGGCGATCGGCTTCACCCTCGGCGCCCCCGGCCCCTCCATGCTCGGCGTCGTCGACGGCATCCTCGTCGACCGGGCCTTCGTGGAGAACCGGCAGAAGAACGCCCAGGAGCTCGCCGAGGTCGCGGACGTCAACCCGCCCGCCCCGCACAACATCGCCAACGCGCTCGCCGCCGCGGCACTGGCCCGCGCCTTCGGCGTGGAGCCACGGGCGGTGCGCGACGGGCTGCGCGACTTCCGCCCGGACGCCCACCGCGTCGCGTACGTGGACGAGGTCGCCTCGGTCACCTACATCGACGACTCGAAGGCCACCAACACGCACGCGGCCGAGGCCTCGCTCGCCGCCTTCGAGCCGGTCGTCTGGATCGCCGGCGGTCTCGCCAAGGGCGCGACCTTCGACGAGCTCGTGAAGAACGCCGCGAAGCGGCTGCGCGGCGCCGTCCTGATCGGCGCCGACCGAGCGCTCATCGCCGACGCGCTGGCGCGACACGCGCCCGAGGTCCCGGTCGTCGACCTCGACCGGACCGACACTGGGGCGATGCTCGCGGCGGTCCGGGAAGCCGCCGCGCTCGCCGAGCCCGGCGACACGGTCCTGCTGGCACCTGCCTGCGCCTCGATGGACATGTTCGCGAACTACAACAAGCGTGGGGACGCATTCGCCGACGCGGTGCGCGAACTGGCCGCCGAGAACGCTGCGGACACGGCCTAG
- the ftsW gene encoding putative lipid II flippase FtsW yields the protein MPAKQMLPGRRPSAVKAQGRKRPAVSSKRPAGRGPLARFRNTQRQLQKAWDRPLTAYYLIFGSSLLITVLGLVMVYSASMIKALQLGLGDAYFFKKQFLAALIGGVLLLAASRMPVKLHRALSYPVLAGTLFLMVLVQVPGIGVAINGNQNWISLGGPFMLQPSEFGKLALILWGADLLARKGDKGLLSQWKHLLVPLVPVAFLLLGLIMLGGDMGTAMILGAILFGLLWLAGAPTRMFVGVLVFAGAIVALLIKTSPHRMDRLECLGATEPGKNDLCWQAVHGIYALASGGWFGSGLGASVEKWGQLPEAHTDFIFAITGEELGLAGTLSVLALFAALGYAGIRVAGRTEDSFVRFAAGGVTTWITAQAVINIGAVLGLLPIAGVPLPLFSYGGSALLPTMFAVGLLIAFAREEPAARAALAMRQPKTGWWRTGVRWKSMRRRVKKRPSGER from the coding sequence ATGCCGGCCAAGCAGATGCTGCCGGGGCGGCGGCCGTCCGCCGTGAAGGCGCAGGGCCGCAAACGCCCTGCGGTGAGTTCGAAGCGGCCCGCCGGGCGCGGGCCGCTGGCCCGGTTCCGGAACACCCAGCGGCAGTTGCAGAAGGCCTGGGACCGCCCGCTCACCGCCTACTACCTGATTTTCGGCAGTTCCCTGCTCATCACCGTGCTCGGTCTGGTGATGGTGTACTCGGCCTCGATGATCAAGGCCCTCCAGCTCGGCCTCGGCGACGCGTACTTCTTCAAGAAGCAGTTCCTGGCCGCCCTCATCGGCGGCGTCCTCCTGCTGGCCGCCTCCCGGATGCCGGTCAAACTGCACCGGGCGCTGTCCTATCCCGTGCTCGCCGGCACGCTCTTCCTGATGGTCCTGGTCCAGGTGCCGGGGATAGGCGTCGCGATCAACGGCAACCAGAATTGGATCTCCCTTGGCGGTCCGTTCATGCTGCAGCCCAGTGAGTTCGGCAAGCTGGCACTGATCCTGTGGGGCGCCGACCTGCTGGCACGCAAGGGCGACAAGGGGCTGCTGAGCCAGTGGAAGCACCTGCTGGTGCCGCTGGTACCGGTGGCCTTCCTGCTGCTCGGGCTGATCATGCTGGGCGGCGACATGGGCACCGCGATGATCCTTGGCGCCATCCTGTTCGGTCTGCTCTGGCTGGCCGGGGCCCCGACCCGGATGTTCGTCGGGGTGCTCGTCTTCGCGGGTGCGATCGTCGCACTGCTCATCAAGACGAGCCCGCACCGGATGGACCGACTGGAATGTCTCGGTGCGACAGAACCGGGCAAGAACGACCTTTGCTGGCAGGCCGTTCACGGGATCTACGCCCTCGCCTCGGGCGGATGGTTCGGTTCCGGCCTCGGTGCAAGTGTGGAAAAATGGGGGCAACTACCCGAAGCCCACACCGACTTCATCTTCGCCATCACCGGGGAGGAACTGGGTCTGGCGGGGACGCTGTCGGTGCTCGCCCTGTTCGCGGCTCTAGGCTATGCGGGTATCCGCGTGGCCGGACGCACGGAGGATTCCTTCGTACGGTTTGCCGCGGGAGGCGTGACCACCTGGATCACGGCCCAGGCCGTGATCAACATCGGTGCGGTGCTCGGCCTGCTGCCGATCGCCGGAGTCCCGCTCCCGCTGTTCTCCTACGGAGGGTCAGCCCTGCTGCCGACCATGTTCGCGGTCGGACTGCTCATCGCCTTCGCGCGTGAGGAGCCGGCGGCGCGCGCGGCCCTCGCGATGCGACAGCCGAAGACCGGCTGGTGGCGGACCGGGGTGAGATGGAAGTCGATGAGACGGCGCGTCAAGAAGCGTCCGTCCGGAGAGCGGTGA
- the murG gene encoding undecaprenyldiphospho-muramoylpentapeptide beta-N-acetylglucosaminyltransferase, translating to MHVVLAGGGTAGHIEPALALADALRRQDPSVGITALGTERGLETRLVPERGYELGLIPAVPLPRKPTPELITVPGRLRGTIKAAEEILIRTKADCVVGFGGYVALPGYLAAKRLGVPIIVHEANARPGLANKIGSRYAHAVAVSTPDSKLRGARYVGIPLRRSISTLDRAAVRPEARAAFGLDPNLPTLLVSGGSQGARRLNETIQQVAPTLQRSGIQILHAVGPKNELPRVDNMPGMPPYVPVPYVDRMDLAYAAADMMLCRAGAMTVAELSAVGLPAAYVPLPIGNGEQRLNAQPVVKAGGGLLVDDAELTPDWVLGQVLPVLSDPHRLYEMSRAAGEFGRRDADELLVGMVYEAIAAHRSR from the coding sequence GTGCATGTCGTACTCGCCGGTGGGGGGACCGCCGGCCACATCGAGCCGGCGCTCGCCCTCGCGGACGCCCTGCGCAGGCAGGACCCTTCAGTGGGCATCACCGCCCTCGGCACGGAGCGCGGACTGGAAACCCGCCTGGTGCCGGAACGCGGCTACGAGCTGGGCCTGATCCCCGCCGTTCCGCTGCCCCGCAAGCCGACCCCGGAACTGATCACCGTCCCCGGACGGCTGCGCGGCACCATCAAGGCCGCGGAGGAGATCCTCATCCGCACCAAGGCCGACTGCGTCGTCGGCTTCGGCGGTTACGTGGCCCTGCCCGGCTATCTCGCGGCCAAGCGCCTCGGGGTGCCGATCATCGTCCACGAGGCCAACGCCCGGCCCGGACTGGCCAACAAGATCGGCTCCCGGTACGCGCACGCCGTCGCGGTCTCCACCCCCGACAGCAAGCTGCGCGGCGCCCGCTACGTGGGCATCCCGCTGCGCCGCTCCATCTCCACCCTCGACCGGGCCGCGGTCCGCCCGGAGGCGCGCGCCGCCTTCGGCCTGGACCCCAACCTGCCCACGCTGCTGGTCTCCGGCGGCTCGCAGGGCGCCCGCCGCCTCAACGAGACGATCCAGCAGGTCGCACCGACCCTCCAGCGCTCCGGGATCCAGATCCTGCACGCCGTCGGGCCGAAGAACGAACTGCCGCGTGTCGACAACATGCCCGGGATGCCGCCGTATGTGCCGGTACCGTACGTGGACCGGATGGATCTCGCGTACGCCGCCGCCGACATGATGCTGTGCCGCGCGGGTGCGATGACCGTCGCCGAACTCTCCGCCGTCGGGCTCCCCGCCGCCTACGTCCCGTTGCCGATCGGCAACGGTGAACAGCGGCTCAACGCCCAGCCGGTGGTCAAGGCCGGCGGCGGCCTGCTCGTGGACGACGCGGAGCTCACGCCCGACTGGGTGCTGGGCCAGGTCCTCCCGGTGCTGTCCGACCCGCACCGCCTGTACGAGATGTCCCGGGCCGCCGGTGAGTTCGGCCGGCGGGACGCCGACGAGCTCCTGGTCGGCATGGTGTACGAGGCGATCGCGGCCCACAGGTCCCGCTGA